AGAGCGACACCAATATAAATATCCGCCGTTATGTCGTTTAATTCGATTTACGTTTAGAAATAAAGACTTTAATAAAGTTAATGAAGCCTCGTTATGGTTTGCAAAATCTATGGCTAATACATTTAAAGAACATGTATTGGGACCAGAGTTTCCACCAGTGTCTAGAATACGAAATGAATATTACAAGAATGTAATTTTAAAAATCCCGAAACAACAATCACTTTCTAAAACAAAAGAAGTGATTGATAAGATTTTAAAAAGCTATACAGCAATAGGGCAGTATAGAGGTGTACGTTGTGTAATTAATGTAGATCCTTATTAATTAGAGCTTAGCGCATCTGCTAAAAGCGTTTTTTTGTGTCTGCTTAATGGAATTTTCTCACCATCAATTTCCACTTCACGACTGTTGTAGCGCTGTATGCGATCTAAGTTTACAATATAGGATTTGTGAATACGAAGAAAGTTTTCATCCTCAAGCTCCTTTTCAAAAGACTTCATTGTTGCTAACACCACAAAAGAATCTGTGTTAGTTACAAACTTCACATAATCACCAAGAGCTTCAATATATTTTAAGCTACCCAACATAACTTTACGTTTCTTAAGGTTGCTCTTTACAAAGATAAAACGGTCATCTTCAACAGAAGATTTGTCATTTTGTAATTTATAAAGACCAATAGCTTTTGCAGCCGCTTTATTAAAACGATCTCTTGTGACTGGTTTATGAATATAATCTATAGCTTCATAATCAAAAGCCTTGTGTGCATATTGAGTTTTTCCTGTAACAAAAATTATAAGAGGCTTGTTTCTTAAGTCATCTAAAAGATCAAAACCAGAAAGAATTGGCATTTCAACATCAAGGAATAATAAATCGACACCTAAATCTAACAATCCATTTTTAGTTTCTATGGCATTGCTAAACTCTCCAACTAATTGAAGGTTAGGGTGATCTTTAATAAGTTTAACCATAGATAGGCGTTGTAAGCCAGAATCATCTACAACTACACATTTTAATTTTACGTCTTCCAAAGTTTATTTTATTGAGATGTTAGTGTTACTTCTAAACAATATTAACGCATTTTAAGACAATCCGCAAGTAATTTAAATCTTTGGTCGTTGGTAATGTTGATTTTATCGCTGTAAAAGACCAAAAAAAGTCCTGTTTTTATGGTTGTAAATATGTATTTAATACGTATTTTTGCACGCAATTTTAATTTAAATAATTCAATCGTATGAATCATTATGAAACTGTTTTCATCTTGAATCCCGTTTTATCTGATGAACAGATAAAGGAGACAGTTAAGAAATTTGAAGATTTTCTTATTTCTAAAGATGCCAAGATGGTTAACAAAGAAGATTGGGGGCTAAAAAAATTAGCTTACGCAATCCAAAACAAGAAAAGTGGTTTTTATCACTTGTTTGAGTACCAAGTAGCTGGAGAGCACATTGAGCCACTAGAGGTTTTGTTTAGACGTGACGAGCGTATTATGCGTTTCCTTACTGTAAAGTTAGACAAACATGCTGTAGAGTGGGCTAAAACAAGAGTTAAACGTAACAAAGAAAAAGCATAAGCCATGGCAACATCTATTGAGCAACAAGCAAAAGGAAAGAAAGACGGCGAGATTAGATACCTAACTCCGCTTAATATTGAGACTTCTAAGAAAGAGAAGTACTGTCGTTTTAAGAAAAATGGAATTAAGTATATTGATTACAAAAACCCAGATTTCTTAGGAATGTTAGTAAACGAACAAGGTAAATTGTTACCACGTCGTTTAACAGGAACATCTTTAAAGTATCAGCGTAAAGTGGCGCAAGCTGTAAAGCGTGCAAGACATATTGCACTTATGCCATACGTAACAGATTTATATAACAAGTAAACCCCGATAACATGCAACTTATTTTAAAACAAGACGTTGAGAATCTAGGATTCACAGACGATGTGGTAGAAGTAAAGCCAGGTTACGGACGTAACTTTTTAATCCCACAAGGTAAAGCAGTATTAGCAACACCATCTAGCATTAAATCTTTAGAAGAAACGTTAAAGCAACGTAGCTATAAAGAACGTAAAGCTATTGAAGCTGCTAAGTCTTTAGCTGAAAAATTAAATTCTTTAGATCTAACAATGACAGCAAAAGCTGGAGAAGCAGACAAAATGTTTGGAAGCATCTCTAACGCAGATTTGTCTGAGCGTTTAGAAAAAGAAGGTATCGAGATAGACAAGAAGTACATTAGCATTGCTGGTGGAAACATTAAGAGACTAGGACAATATGAAGCGACAGTTCGTTTTCATAGAGAAGTAGTTGAAACTGTAACGTTTGACGTTGTAGGAGAAAACTAGTCTTATCTAGATTACAATTTTAAAAGCCTGCTCTTTATTGAGTAGGCTTTTCCTTTTTAATTAAATTAGTACGACTTAGAATAATTAGACATCATGAAATATTCAAGACTTACAAAAGAACAATTTGAAGAAATGCATGAAGAGTTTATAAACTTTCTTGCAACCCAATCTATAACTGGAGAAGAATGGGAAACCATAAAAAAAGATAAACCAGAGGTTGCAGAAGCAGAGCTAGATGTTTTTAGCGACCTGGTTTGGGAAGGTGTTTTAAATAAAGTAGAATACTTAGAGCACTATTCTAAACAGCAAATCTTCCTGTTTAAAATAGACCAAGTCCAAATTTCGCTTATTGGCGTAAAAGTTAATAATAACGTTATAGATATTACAACTCCAGAAGGCTACCAATGGCTTCAAGAGAATTTGAAAACAGATGCTGTGGATATATACACATCTAATAAAGTACTTAAAGAAGACCGTAATAAAGATATTTTCGCCTTAATACAACAAGGCTCTAATATAACTAAAGGGGAACTTTACAATTACTTTAATGAATTATTAGCGTTAGACTAAAGAAACGCTTTTACATCTTCTTTTAATTGAGCTAGTCCTGCATCTGTAGGTGTAGGACGATCAATTAAATCTGAGAGTATTGTTTCTCTCAGCTTATCAGAGTTTGTTACAGACTCGTTCATTGCTGTCTTCCTAATTATTGACATTGTAGCATTTTTTGATGCTCTAATAACACCCCAAGCTCTATCACTTAAATATATTTGTTGTGCTAAATTATGCTCAAATTCTTGCTCTATAGTACTAATAAGTAAGTTTTCATAAGCATCTACCTCGTCATTATAAGGTTTAACTCGTAATAATAGGTTTCCTAAGGAGATACGTTCTAAAAACAACGTCATACGCTCATAAGCTTGTAATCTAAGAGGTAAGGCTTCTTTTTGGTTTTCTTTCTGAAGCTCAAAATAGCGTCTTTTATCTTGCTCTGCTTGCCAAGTTTTCAAGAAATAAAATACGACCAAGCCTACAACTATTGCTGGCGCGGTATAAAATATAAGCTCTAAAATTTTATCAGTATTCATAATTTGGGGTTTAATATCTAACTTCTTCTTTTTGCTTTGCTTTTTTTACATTCTTGGCTTCTTTCTTTGTTTTATAATGACCACCAAGATGCGGACATTCCTGTAAATCCTTCATAGAGGTAAAAGGTACTTTTACTTTATGGTAACCAAAAGATGCTGCCAATGGCTGTATAAGATTTTTATCTCCTAAGCTAACTTCTACATCATCCATAGTTAATTGGCAAGGATGTTCGTACCCACAAGCATGTGTCATCTCTAAAAACTCTTTTCTAAAGTTTTTAAAGTAAAAGTTAGTACGTACCGCTTTATCTTCAATGTTTATACCACGTTGTAACCATTTGTTTTGTGTAGCAACACCAGTAGGACATGTGTTATTATGACACGCTTTAGCCTGTATGCAACCAATTGCCAACATAGCTTCTCTTGCAACATTTATACAATCTACACCTAAAGAAAAGGCTTTGGCAGCTTGTGCAGGAAATCCTAATTTTCCACTACCTATAAACACAATTTGATCACAAAGTTCTTGTTCATCAAATATTCTATAAAGTTCGGAAAACCCAAACATCCAAGGTAAGGCAACGTGATCTGCAAAACTTGGTGGAGCAGCACCAGTACCACCTTCGCCACCATCAACAGTTATAAAATCTGGACCTTTACCGGTTGTTTTCATTAATGTTGCTAACTCTTTCCATTGGTCTAATTTTCCTATAGCAGCTTTTATACCTACTGGTAATCCTGTAGCAGTAGCAATATCTTCAACAAAATTTATTAAACCTTCAACACCTTCAAAAGCAGAATGCGTTGGTGGTGAAAGCACATCTTTTCCAAGAGGTACGTGTCGTATTTCAGATATTTCCTCAGTAATTTTTGCAGCAGGTAAAACTCCGCCTTTTCCGGGTTTTGCACCTTGAGACAACTTAACCTCAATAGCTCTAATCTGCGGATTGTCTTTTACTAACGCAATCATTTTTTCCATAGAAAAGCCACCTTTTCCATCTCTTACGCCAAAATAACCTGTACCAAAATGAAAAACAACATCAGCACCAGTTTTGTGATAAGGAGATAATCCACCTTCACCTGTATTATGATAAGCATGAGCAAGATTACAACCTTTGTTCATAGACTCTATAGCACGTGCAGAAAGAGAACCAAAACTCATTGCAGAAACATTTATGACAGAACTTGGTCTAAAAGGTCTCGCTCTTTTTTTAGAAGCTCCAATAACTTTTGCACACGGCAAAAAGTATGGGTCTTTATAATTAGGGTGATTTTCTGTTACTTTATAAGGAAGCAAGGCGTTGTTTACAAAGATGTAATTGTTTTCAAAAATATCTCTATCTGTTCCAAAGCCTTCATAATTATTTTCGTTTTTAGCTGAAGCATATATCCATCCACGTTCAATTCTATTAAAAGGAAGCTCTTCTCTATTATTGGCAACTATATATTGTCTTAATTCTGGACCAATACTTTCTAATGCATATCTAAAATGACCAACTATCGGAAAGTTATGTGTTATAATGTGTTTTTTATTGAAGAATATATCTCTTATTGCAATAAGGGCCAATACTATTATAATGTATAGCCACCAAGGGATTAGGCCTAAGAAATGAAAAAATGCATCCATGTAATTAAAATATCAATCGAAAATAACGGTCTTAAAAGGCTAAGATATTTAAAA
This region of Croceibacter atlanticus HTCC2559 genomic DNA includes:
- a CDS encoding FMN-binding glutamate synthase family protein, with the protein product MDAFFHFLGLIPWWLYIIIVLALIAIRDIFFNKKHIITHNFPIVGHFRYALESIGPELRQYIVANNREELPFNRIERGWIYASAKNENNYEGFGTDRDIFENNYIFVNNALLPYKVTENHPNYKDPYFLPCAKVIGASKKRARPFRPSSVINVSAMSFGSLSARAIESMNKGCNLAHAYHNTGEGGLSPYHKTGADVVFHFGTGYFGVRDGKGGFSMEKMIALVKDNPQIRAIEVKLSQGAKPGKGGVLPAAKITEEISEIRHVPLGKDVLSPPTHSAFEGVEGLINFVEDIATATGLPVGIKAAIGKLDQWKELATLMKTTGKGPDFITVDGGEGGTGAAPPSFADHVALPWMFGFSELYRIFDEQELCDQIVFIGSGKLGFPAQAAKAFSLGVDCINVAREAMLAIGCIQAKACHNNTCPTGVATQNKWLQRGINIEDKAVRTNFYFKNFRKEFLEMTHACGYEHPCQLTMDDVEVSLGDKNLIQPLAASFGYHKVKVPFTSMKDLQECPHLGGHYKTKKEAKNVKKAKQKEEVRY
- a CDS encoding DUF7935 family protein, with translation MNTDKILELIFYTAPAIVVGLVVFYFLKTWQAEQDKRRYFELQKENQKEALPLRLQAYERMTLFLERISLGNLLLRVKPYNDEVDAYENLLISTIEQEFEHNLAQQIYLSDRAWGVIRASKNATMSIIRKTAMNESVTNSDKLRETILSDLIDRPTPTDAGLAQLKEDVKAFL
- the rpsF gene encoding 30S ribosomal protein S6, which encodes MNHYETVFILNPVLSDEQIKETVKKFEDFLISKDAKMVNKEDWGLKKLAYAIQNKKSGFYHLFEYQVAGEHIEPLEVLFRRDERIMRFLTVKLDKHAVEWAKTRVKRNKEKA
- a CDS encoding LytR/AlgR family response regulator transcription factor, which encodes MEDVKLKCVVVDDSGLQRLSMVKLIKDHPNLQLVGEFSNAIETKNGLLDLGVDLLFLDVEMPILSGFDLLDDLRNKPLIIFVTGKTQYAHKAFDYEAIDYIHKPVTRDRFNKAAAKAIGLYKLQNDKSSVEDDRFIFVKSNLKKRKVMLGSLKYIEALGDYVKFVTNTDSFVVLATMKSFEKELEDENFLRIHKSYIVNLDRIQRYNSREVEIDGEKIPLSRHKKTLLADALSSN
- the rplI gene encoding 50S ribosomal protein L9, producing the protein MQLILKQDVENLGFTDDVVEVKPGYGRNFLIPQGKAVLATPSSIKSLEETLKQRSYKERKAIEAAKSLAEKLNSLDLTMTAKAGEADKMFGSISNADLSERLEKEGIEIDKKYISIAGGNIKRLGQYEATVRFHREVVETVTFDVVGEN
- the rpsR gene encoding 30S ribosomal protein S18 translates to MATSIEQQAKGKKDGEIRYLTPLNIETSKKEKYCRFKKNGIKYIDYKNPDFLGMLVNEQGKLLPRRLTGTSLKYQRKVAQAVKRARHIALMPYVTDLYNK
- a CDS encoding DUF6495 family protein — translated: MKYSRLTKEQFEEMHEEFINFLATQSITGEEWETIKKDKPEVAEAELDVFSDLVWEGVLNKVEYLEHYSKQQIFLFKIDQVQISLIGVKVNNNVIDITTPEGYQWLQENLKTDAVDIYTSNKVLKEDRNKDIFALIQQGSNITKGELYNYFNELLALD